Proteins encoded together in one Chitinophaga varians window:
- a CDS encoding ATP-binding cassette domain-containing protein, whose protein sequence is MQIQIQQLMPIPLKDKLLQRSSGIWNQDVTFSPGSFIKIKAPSGTGKTTLVHYLYHIRYDYTGTVLVDNRPWAAYNKNELAAMRQQQISIIFQDLRLFEQLTAAENIDLKRVMLPNPYCSPEKIREMAARLNVTHVLQQSGKTLSYGERQRIAIIRALSQPFQWLLMDEPFSHLDEENTRRAAALIAAECKARNAGFILTDLDDDQHFSYDVHYQL, encoded by the coding sequence ATGCAAATTCAGATACAACAACTGATGCCCATTCCCCTGAAGGACAAGCTGCTACAGCGCTCTTCCGGTATATGGAACCAGGATGTGACCTTCAGCCCCGGCAGCTTTATTAAAATAAAAGCCCCTTCCGGTACCGGGAAAACAACCCTGGTACACTACCTCTATCATATCCGTTACGACTATACGGGCACGGTGCTGGTGGACAACCGGCCATGGGCTGCCTACAACAAAAACGAACTGGCCGCCATGCGGCAGCAACAAATCAGCATTATCTTCCAGGACCTGCGGCTGTTTGAACAACTGACGGCTGCTGAAAATATCGACCTGAAACGGGTAATGCTGCCAAATCCATACTGCTCCCCGGAGAAAATCCGCGAAATGGCCGCCCGGCTCAATGTGACGCATGTGCTGCAACAAAGCGGCAAAACATTGTCCTACGGCGAACGCCAGCGGATTGCTATTATCCGGGCGCTGTCGCAGCCGTTTCAATGGCTGCTGATGGATGAGCCCTTCAGTCACCTCGACGAGGAAAACACCCGTCGCGCTGCCGCCCTCATCGCCGCCGAATGCAAGGCCCGCAACGCCGGCTTTATTTTAACTGATCTGGATGATGATCAGCATTTTTCATATGATGTTCATTATCAGCTTTAA
- a CDS encoding FtsX-like permease family protein, whose amino-acid sequence MRPFFELLKKIIHTGIGKSRFLMASVGLGIAMLLILVAIQVHSNFNQLLYSTKNQNETADFLVINKKITNAIMGQSGKSAFTPDEINQIKTQPFVQAFGLITSSRFKVVVQAPGDLHFATDMFFESVPDSFLDVKNDDWKWNAGDRTIPIILPSDFLNLYNFGFSLSQDLPQISQETVKALPLQVVISNNITSEQYIGHVVGFSDRISSFLVPASFMSWANEKYGTAREAPISRVIIKTPDPSSPTLVKFLDDNGYTTNQDKLKFSKTRLIVQTIVSVIGFFGLILLLFAMLVFSMFIQLIIASCKREIQLLVMLGTAPRQLKRYLLKQFVPLYVIIGVVCLLLLAGLQYVTASVLAKHDMVVSVWPGPGVFAGTVLVLGLVYFVNLLTVNRYVNKES is encoded by the coding sequence ATGCGCCCGTTTTTTGAACTGCTGAAAAAAATTATACATACCGGCATTGGCAAAAGCCGTTTCCTGATGGCCTCCGTTGGCCTCGGTATCGCTATGCTGCTGATACTGGTGGCCATCCAGGTGCATTCCAACTTTAACCAGTTGCTGTACAGCACCAAAAACCAGAACGAAACAGCCGACTTCCTGGTCATCAATAAAAAAATCACCAACGCCATTATGGGCCAAAGCGGGAAAAGCGCTTTCACCCCTGACGAAATCAACCAGATCAAAACACAGCCTTTCGTGCAGGCGTTCGGGTTAATTACCTCCAGCCGGTTTAAAGTAGTGGTGCAGGCGCCCGGTGACCTGCATTTTGCGACGGACATGTTCTTTGAATCTGTGCCTGACAGCTTCCTGGACGTGAAGAACGACGACTGGAAATGGAACGCCGGCGACCGTACCATTCCCATTATCCTGCCGAGCGACTTCCTGAACCTGTACAATTTCGGGTTCTCCCTCAGCCAGGACCTGCCGCAGATTTCGCAGGAAACCGTCAAGGCGCTGCCCCTCCAGGTGGTCATCTCCAATAACATCACCTCAGAACAATACATCGGACATGTGGTGGGTTTCTCCGACAGGATCTCTTCTTTCCTGGTCCCGGCTTCCTTCATGTCCTGGGCCAACGAAAAATATGGTACTGCCCGCGAAGCTCCCATATCAAGGGTGATCATTAAAACACCTGACCCTTCCAGCCCGACACTGGTAAAATTCCTGGACGATAACGGATATACCACCAACCAGGATAAGCTTAAATTCAGTAAAACACGCCTGATCGTACAGACAATTGTGTCTGTGATCGGCTTCTTCGGGCTGATATTATTGCTGTTCGCCATGTTGGTGTTCAGTATGTTTATCCAGCTGATCATTGCGTCCTGTAAGCGGGAAATACAGCTGCTGGTCATGCTGGGCACGGCCCCCCGTCAGCTGAAACGTTACCTGTTAAAACAGTTTGTCCCGTTGTACGTTATCATCGGAGTGGTGTGTTTATTACTGCTGGCAGGGTTGCAATATGTGACGGCTTCGGTGCTGGCGAAACATGACATGGTGGTCAGCGTTTGGCCCGGCCCCGGCGTTTTTGCCGGTACGGTGCTGGTACTCGGACTGGTATACTTCGTCAATCTGCTGACTGTTAACCGATATGTCAATAAAGAATCCTAA
- a CDS encoding PepSY-associated TM helix domain-containing protein, giving the protein MKVFFRRIHLYLGLAAGLVITISCLTGALLVFEKELTEAFNHSRYYVQPEKERLPLDQIAEMVKQQVPGAGISRIQVYADPARSLAVQLDEGKKGDKKAAGKDARAEGKKDAGKEMKPAGKEGKGGKEPKKGKGRTAFVNPYTGKVIELYSYQQTFYYQVFSLHRWLLAGDTGKLITGISTLIFLFILITGIILWWPKTRKILQQRLKVKWDGGWKRLNHDMHIVLGFYVSIFLFVSVFTGLTWSFEWFNKGLFAALGTSPKPMEAPASVPAQETVNNVSYEAALAQVKQQVPDAQYYAVAMPKDKEASIQVTLLPAGALNEAATTSYYLDQFSGQVLKSQTFSERNLGQKVRGLIKPLHTGSVFGLPSKIFALLLALLGATFPTTGTILWINRTMKKKKAAKNKRSVSPPLAAA; this is encoded by the coding sequence ATGAAAGTCTTTTTTCGCCGTATTCACTTATACCTGGGGCTGGCGGCAGGCCTGGTTATTACCATCAGTTGCCTGACCGGTGCTTTACTGGTATTTGAAAAGGAGCTGACGGAGGCGTTTAATCACAGCCGTTATTACGTACAGCCGGAGAAAGAAAGGTTACCGCTGGACCAGATCGCTGAAATGGTGAAGCAGCAGGTGCCTGGCGCGGGTATCTCCCGTATACAGGTATATGCGGACCCTGCCCGTTCACTGGCCGTGCAGCTGGACGAGGGTAAAAAAGGCGATAAAAAAGCAGCAGGCAAAGATGCGCGCGCGGAAGGTAAAAAAGACGCCGGCAAAGAAATGAAGCCGGCGGGTAAGGAAGGTAAAGGGGGAAAAGAACCCAAAAAAGGAAAAGGCCGTACCGCTTTTGTCAACCCCTACACCGGTAAGGTGATAGAACTTTACAGCTACCAGCAAACATTCTACTATCAGGTATTTTCCCTGCACCGCTGGCTGCTGGCCGGAGATACCGGCAAACTGATCACCGGCATCAGCACCCTGATATTTCTTTTTATCCTCATCACCGGCATTATATTATGGTGGCCCAAAACCCGTAAGATCCTGCAACAGCGCCTTAAAGTAAAATGGGACGGCGGCTGGAAACGGTTGAACCATGATATGCACATTGTGCTGGGCTTTTATGTCAGCATTTTCCTTTTTGTATCGGTGTTTACCGGCCTTACCTGGTCGTTCGAATGGTTCAATAAAGGACTGTTTGCCGCCCTGGGCACTTCTCCCAAACCAATGGAGGCGCCGGCATCGGTGCCTGCACAGGAAACGGTTAACAATGTTTCCTACGAGGCTGCTTTGGCACAGGTAAAACAGCAGGTGCCTGATGCGCAATATTATGCAGTGGCCATGCCGAAAGACAAGGAGGCTTCCATACAGGTGACCCTGCTACCTGCCGGGGCACTCAATGAAGCCGCTACCACCAGTTATTACCTGGACCAGTTCAGTGGCCAGGTGCTGAAATCCCAAACCTTCAGCGAAAGGAACCTTGGCCAGAAAGTACGTGGCCTTATCAAACCGTTACATACCGGTTCTGTTTTTGGGCTGCCCTCTAAAATTTTTGCACTGCTGCTGGCTTTGCTGGGCGCTACTTTCCCCACTACCGGCACTATCCTGTGGATCAACAGGACCATGAAGAAAAAGAAAGCGGCTAAAAACAAACGCAGCGTCAGCCCGCCACTCGCGGCTGCCTGA
- a CDS encoding DUF2891 domain-containing protein translates to MTPEQLPKMTVKTANQLAALPLKCLDLPFPYKTGVVFPDSTLLGAPSTYHPAFYGCFDWHSSVHGHWMLVRLLKMFPDMEKSAVIRTRLAQHLSAENIRTELQLFKGKENKSFERIYGWSWLLQLQRELLTWNDPMGKELSRNVQPLASHFAAAYVDFLGKLMYPIRVGEHTNLAFGLCLAWDYAQTTGDKALQTAIHDAAMRFYAKDKNAPVEWEPGGYDFLSPSLEEADLMRRIMPEKEYRTWLYAFLPGLFQNPITILQPGQVKDRTDGKLVHLDGLNLSRTWCLEAIARHGGKNQQAIQALANKHLLTSFPQVASGDYAGEHWLASFAVYLLTAEQQ, encoded by the coding sequence ATGACACCAGAACAACTGCCTAAGATGACGGTTAAAACGGCCAATCAGCTGGCAGCACTGCCGCTGAAATGCCTGGACCTGCCTTTTCCTTATAAAACAGGCGTGGTGTTCCCTGACAGTACCCTGCTCGGCGCTCCGTCGACCTATCATCCGGCATTCTACGGCTGCTTCGACTGGCACAGCAGCGTACATGGCCACTGGATGCTGGTACGCCTGCTGAAAATGTTCCCTGATATGGAAAAGTCAGCCGTGATACGCACCAGGCTGGCACAACACCTCTCGGCAGAAAACATCCGGACAGAACTGCAACTGTTTAAAGGAAAAGAGAACAAGAGCTTTGAACGCATCTATGGCTGGAGCTGGCTGCTGCAACTGCAACGGGAGCTCCTTACCTGGAACGACCCGATGGGCAAAGAACTTAGCCGGAATGTTCAACCGCTGGCCAGCCACTTTGCTGCTGCATATGTTGACTTCCTCGGTAAACTGATGTACCCCATCCGTGTGGGCGAACATACCAACCTGGCTTTCGGCCTTTGCCTGGCCTGGGACTATGCCCAGACCACCGGCGATAAAGCCCTGCAAACCGCCATTCACGACGCTGCCATGCGCTTTTATGCCAAAGATAAAAATGCGCCTGTGGAATGGGAACCCGGCGGATACGATTTCCTCTCGCCCAGCCTCGAAGAAGCTGACCTGATGCGCCGCATCATGCCGGAAAAGGAATACCGGACATGGCTATACGCTTTTCTGCCCGGCCTGTTCCAGAACCCCATCACCATCCTGCAGCCCGGACAGGTAAAAGACCGTACCGATGGTAAACTCGTTCACCTCGACGGCCTCAATCTCAGCCGCACCTGGTGCCTGGAAGCCATTGCCCGTCATGGTGGCAAAAATCAGCAGGCCATTCAGGCCCTCGCCAATAAACACCTGCTGACTTCTTTTCCGCAGGTAGCCAGCGGCGACTATGCCGGCGAACACTGGCTGGCCTCCTTCGCTGTATACCTGCTTACAGCGGAACAGCAATAA
- the obgE gene encoding GTPase ObgE has translation MEKANFVDYIRVFCKSGKGGAGSMHFMRTKFNAMAGPDGGDGGRGGHVILRGNAQLWTLLHLRWHKNLLAEDGENGSGDNCTGRFGKDIIIEVPLGTTAKDEETGRVEAEILYDGQEVIWIPGGQGGRGNAYFKSATNQTPEYAQPGMPGQEGWKVVELKVLADVGLVGFPNAGKSTLLSTITAAKPKVADYAFTTLTPQLGMVAYRDNKSFCMADLPGIIEGAHEGKGLGHRFLRHIERNAVLLFLIPADSADHRKEFDVLVNELEQYNPELLDKQFLLAISKSDMLDDELKAAIAAELPEDVPHVFISSVTQQGISELKDVLWQALTDKDNQISTADTASVE, from the coding sequence GTGGAAAAAGCGAACTTCGTAGATTATATCCGTGTATTTTGTAAGTCTGGTAAAGGCGGCGCAGGCAGTATGCATTTTATGCGTACTAAGTTTAATGCGATGGCCGGCCCCGACGGTGGTGATGGTGGCAGAGGCGGACACGTGATACTGAGAGGGAACGCTCAGTTATGGACCCTGTTGCACCTGCGCTGGCATAAAAACCTGTTGGCGGAAGATGGTGAAAACGGCAGCGGCGACAACTGTACCGGCCGCTTCGGAAAAGATATTATCATAGAAGTACCACTGGGCACTACAGCCAAAGACGAAGAAACAGGCCGCGTAGAAGCCGAAATTCTCTACGATGGCCAGGAAGTGATATGGATTCCCGGCGGCCAGGGCGGCCGCGGTAATGCCTACTTTAAATCGGCGACCAACCAAACGCCGGAATATGCCCAACCCGGTATGCCCGGGCAGGAAGGCTGGAAAGTTGTGGAACTGAAAGTACTGGCCGACGTAGGCCTGGTAGGTTTCCCCAACGCAGGCAAGTCCACCCTCCTTTCTACCATCACGGCCGCCAAACCCAAAGTGGCGGATTATGCTTTTACCACCCTCACCCCTCAACTGGGCATGGTAGCTTACCGTGACAATAAATCCTTTTGCATGGCAGACCTTCCGGGTATCATCGAAGGCGCCCATGAAGGTAAAGGACTGGGGCACCGATTTTTACGACACATTGAAAGAAACGCCGTATTATTATTCCTGATTCCGGCCGACAGCGCTGACCACCGCAAAGAGTTTGACGTGCTTGTCAATGAACTGGAACAGTATAATCCCGAGCTCCTGGATAAACAGTTTTTGCTGGCCATCAGTAAAAGCGATATGCTCGATGACGAACTGAAAGCCGCCATCGCAGCAGAATTGCCGGAAGATGTGCCGCATGTATTTATCTCCTCTGTCACCCAGCAGGGAATCTCTGAGCTGAAAGACGTGTTGTGGCAGGCCCTGACGGATAAAGACAACCAGATAAGTACAGCCGACACCGCCAGTGTCGAATAA
- a CDS encoding Dabb family protein has protein sequence MKALDKKLVHVVNFTLKPGLSAEDRRRFEAGVSSLHTIDEIAIFNVGKPAPVDDGPTIDRNYDYCLLCIFEDIEAHDRYQVHPVHLNFIEQCRQYWEKVVAFDSETI, from the coding sequence ATGAAAGCATTGGATAAAAAGCTTGTACACGTAGTGAATTTCACCCTGAAACCCGGATTGTCTGCGGAAGACAGGCGCCGGTTTGAAGCAGGTGTGAGCAGTTTGCACACGATAGACGAGATTGCCATTTTTAATGTTGGCAAGCCGGCGCCGGTAGATGACGGGCCCACGATCGACAGAAATTATGACTATTGCCTGCTGTGTATTTTTGAAGATATCGAGGCGCACGACCGCTACCAGGTACACCCGGTGCATCTCAATTTCATTGAGCAGTGCCGCCAATACTGGGAAAAGGTAGTGGCCTTCGATTCTGAAACCATTTGA
- a CDS encoding NAD(P)/FAD-dependent oxidoreductase produces the protein METKVCIIGAGPGGACAALQLAQLGIECIVVDKAVFPRDKVCGDGLSGKVLTILERIDKGIGERLQQAVFKMDSWGVTFVAPNRIGMDIPYRADYQNDKSDPRGFVCKRIDFDNFLVEELKRRPEIRLFEGVSIDKYELRPDGYYLSDKEGKFQVKADLILVANGAHSAFTKEVAGIKMEPDHYIAGLRAYYKGVTNMHQDAFIELHFLKNMLPGYFWIFPLPNGEANVGVGMLSSTVRNKKVNLKKLMLDTLATDPIMKERFKNATLEGSIDGYGLPLGSKKRKLHGDRYMLIGDAGFLIDPFTGEGIGNALYSGQIAARQAAAAIAANDYSDSFLNSYDQEIYRILGPEMEVSTKLQKLIKYPWLFNLLMKMGSRNKQLKELMTCMFHEVDLRKRLGNPLFYVKLLFNR, from the coding sequence ATGGAAACTAAAGTTTGTATTATAGGTGCCGGGCCGGGTGGGGCTTGTGCAGCCCTTCAACTGGCACAGCTGGGCATCGAATGTATCGTTGTTGACAAAGCCGTTTTCCCCCGGGACAAAGTATGCGGTGATGGCCTCAGCGGCAAAGTGTTAACTATCCTGGAGAGAATCGACAAAGGTATCGGCGAGCGGCTGCAACAGGCTGTTTTTAAAATGGACAGCTGGGGCGTCACCTTCGTAGCTCCTAACCGCATCGGGATGGACATTCCCTACAGAGCTGATTATCAGAATGATAAAAGCGACCCGCGAGGCTTCGTCTGCAAACGTATTGACTTTGATAACTTCCTGGTAGAAGAACTGAAACGCCGCCCGGAAATTCGTTTGTTCGAAGGCGTTAGCATCGATAAATATGAACTGCGGCCAGATGGTTATTATCTGTCCGACAAAGAAGGAAAATTCCAGGTCAAAGCCGATCTGATACTGGTGGCCAACGGCGCCCATTCCGCTTTCACCAAGGAAGTAGCGGGCATCAAAATGGAACCTGACCATTATATCGCCGGCTTACGCGCCTATTATAAAGGAGTGACCAACATGCACCAGGATGCCTTCATAGAACTGCACTTCCTGAAAAACATGCTGCCCGGTTACTTCTGGATATTCCCGCTCCCTAATGGCGAAGCCAATGTGGGCGTGGGCATGCTTAGCAGCACCGTCCGCAACAAAAAAGTGAACCTGAAAAAGCTGATGCTGGATACCCTTGCTACCGATCCGATCATGAAAGAACGTTTTAAAAACGCTACGCTGGAAGGTTCGATCGATGGTTATGGCCTTCCGCTTGGCAGCAAAAAAAGAAAGCTGCATGGTGATCGTTACATGCTGATCGGCGATGCCGGCTTCCTCATCGACCCATTCACGGGCGAAGGTATCGGTAATGCACTGTATTCCGGACAGATAGCCGCCAGGCAGGCAGCAGCAGCCATTGCGGCCAACGACTATTCCGACAGTTTCCTGAACAGCTATGACCAGGAGATCTATCGTATCCTCGGCCCCGAGATGGAAGTCAGCACCAAACTGCAAAAGCTGATCAAATACCCGTGGCTGTTTAACCTGCTGATGAAAATGGGTTCCCGCAACAAACAGCTGAAAGAACTGATGACCTGCATGTTCCATGAGGTAGACCTCCGCAAAAGGCTGGGCAACCCGCTGTTTTACGTGAAGCTATTATTTAACCGATAA
- a CDS encoding N-acetyltransferase, whose translation METDEEIIVRVATPEDVDFALPIVAEMEASAKARGTGIAKRNPMDIKKKILQGNAVIAFTKSGFWAGFSYIQAWQNDDFVSNSGLIVAPEFRGLKVAAAIKKKIFELSRFLYPSAKLFSITTGLPVMKLNSRLGFKPVTYSEITTDTRFWEGCKSCINYPVLVGHHFANCLCTAMLFNPPELKNPVLLSTAD comes from the coding sequence ATGGAAACAGATGAGGAGATAATTGTCAGGGTAGCGACTCCGGAAGACGTGGACTTTGCGCTGCCTATTGTAGCGGAGATGGAAGCTTCCGCTAAAGCCAGGGGTACCGGTATTGCCAAACGGAACCCGATGGATATCAAAAAGAAGATCCTGCAGGGCAATGCAGTCATCGCTTTTACGAAAAGTGGTTTCTGGGCCGGGTTCTCTTATATACAGGCCTGGCAGAATGACGATTTTGTGTCTAACAGCGGCCTGATAGTGGCGCCCGAGTTCAGGGGACTGAAAGTGGCGGCAGCCATCAAAAAGAAAATATTCGAGTTAAGTCGTTTTTTATATCCATCTGCAAAACTTTTCAGTATCACCACCGGTTTGCCGGTGATGAAATTAAACAGCCGGCTGGGATTCAAGCCGGTCACATACTCCGAAATTACTACTGACACCCGTTTCTGGGAAGGGTGTAAGAGCTGCATTAACTATCCTGTTCTGGTGGGACATCATTTTGCGAATTGCCTGTGCACCGCTATGTTATTTAATCCACCGGAACTGAAAAACCCTGTTCTGTTAAGTACAGCCGATTGA
- a CDS encoding YbaB/EbfC family nucleoid-associated protein, giving the protein MFGDLFGKVTQIQQKMKEAKERLAKVTLEGEAGDGAIKVAVDGNRQVKSIEIAERLMAPEHKEEMEDLLLTALNRALKDAENTWEAEMKSAAGVLGNLL; this is encoded by the coding sequence ATGTTTGGTGATTTATTCGGCAAGGTGACGCAGATCCAACAGAAAATGAAGGAGGCAAAAGAGCGTCTGGCAAAAGTTACACTGGAAGGTGAAGCAGGCGATGGTGCGATCAAGGTGGCGGTAGATGGTAACCGTCAGGTAAAAAGTATTGAAATAGCGGAGCGTCTGATGGCGCCTGAGCATAAAGAGGAAATGGAAGATCTGTTGCTCACTGCGCTGAACCGTGCATTGAAAGATGCCGAAAATACCTGGGAAGCTGAAATGAAGAGCGCTGCCGGCGTGCTGGGCAATTTGCTCTAG
- a CDS encoding DUF3857 domain-containing protein: MTRTLNQILVLLLALLPAVTQARQKPVSTGPVPSWLVPWQPNLQQKPNAKHISDGFYLLVAETQYQAELQSGYHHYVRQIVSEAGIQNGSQISVDYDPQYEKLTFHRIVIKRDGHEINRLAGAAFKVLQQEEDLSRFIYSGTYTAYLILEDVRKGDQIEYSYSLTGNNPIFDNKIDEEYYQVASDPVVNFYRNIIARPDRQLHFKAYSQAALPQQRSWNGLAVYEWHHINLQDDDNFSNLPSWYNPFARVQVSEYNSWQEIAQWAQWINTISPPGTAIKNKVASLKQQAGNSPEAYLQAALRFVQDDIRYMGIEMGEYSHRPNTPDRVLAQRFGDCKDKSLLLCSLLNANGISAHMAYVNTDLKEVVSQRLPSPTAFNHAIVCAMVGGKTYWLDPTLSYQRGRLADFCEPEYQLALVITDTTTQLTPIRKAHSGQVVIRETITLPEKEGEDGTLTANTAWYREDADAQRATMASASLKDKESTFLTFYRKLYGEMALKDSLVLRDNPDSNILRIHESYVVRHLWKKDSATNKLQFSVIAQSPADILPYVTDVNRKVPLAIRYPYNQDYQIIINTPVEWSLEETPLHVKNDYYQFDFTATHSGRQIVLSYSLKTFRDHVPAAYMRQYAGEIKEIQKTTSLDLTLKPALMQPANGPAVRGNWLAIVLALCAAAVFAHLATRYYRHSVLPVQHPLEPMPIGGWLSLLAIGLVFSPMYELMFLCKADVFNYEIWATVSARRDLGNISVVQLYLIGEVIIRVFLLCYSVLLAVLFFNRRDTFPFALATYYFASTLYLFVFNRLNAHYFGESTPGGLWDQNSIIWPLLRMALWVPYLLISPRAKATFIMPHPALLRD, translated from the coding sequence ATGACCCGTACCTTGAACCAAATACTTGTGTTACTGCTGGCACTCCTGCCGGCAGTAACACAGGCCCGGCAAAAACCGGTCAGCACCGGTCCCGTCCCCTCCTGGCTGGTGCCCTGGCAACCCAATCTGCAACAAAAGCCCAATGCCAAACATATCAGTGACGGATTTTACCTGCTCGTGGCTGAAACCCAATACCAGGCAGAATTACAGAGCGGCTATCATCACTATGTCCGCCAGATCGTTTCTGAAGCAGGCATCCAAAACGGTTCCCAGATATCAGTGGACTATGACCCTCAATATGAAAAACTGACTTTCCATCGTATCGTCATCAAACGGGACGGCCATGAAATCAACCGCCTTGCCGGCGCAGCCTTTAAAGTACTGCAGCAGGAAGAAGACCTCTCCCGCTTTATCTATAGCGGCACCTATACCGCCTACCTCATCCTGGAAGATGTACGCAAAGGCGATCAGATAGAATACAGCTATTCCCTTACCGGTAACAACCCCATCTTCGACAACAAAATAGATGAAGAATACTACCAGGTAGCCTCAGATCCCGTTGTTAACTTTTACCGTAACATTATTGCACGCCCCGACAGGCAGCTGCACTTTAAAGCATACAGCCAGGCCGCGCTGCCTCAGCAACGCAGCTGGAACGGACTTGCCGTCTACGAATGGCATCACATCAACCTACAGGATGATGACAACTTCAGCAACCTGCCTTCCTGGTACAATCCCTTCGCCCGGGTACAGGTCAGTGAATACAACAGCTGGCAGGAAATAGCACAATGGGCACAGTGGATAAATACGATCTCCCCGCCGGGAACCGCCATCAAAAACAAAGTTGCCTCCCTGAAACAACAGGCCGGCAACAGCCCGGAAGCCTATCTTCAGGCCGCACTTCGTTTTGTGCAGGACGATATCCGCTACATGGGCATCGAAATGGGGGAATACTCCCACCGGCCCAATACGCCTGACAGAGTACTGGCACAGCGTTTCGGCGACTGCAAAGACAAATCGCTGCTGCTCTGCTCCCTGCTGAATGCCAACGGCATCAGCGCCCACATGGCTTATGTGAATACCGACCTGAAAGAAGTTGTCAGCCAGCGGCTTCCTTCTCCCACTGCGTTTAACCATGCGATCGTCTGCGCCATGGTGGGAGGAAAAACATACTGGCTGGACCCGACCCTTTCCTATCAGCGCGGCCGGCTGGCAGACTTCTGTGAGCCGGAATACCAGCTGGCCCTGGTCATCACAGACACCACTACGCAGCTGACGCCTATACGAAAAGCCCACAGCGGCCAGGTCGTTATCCGGGAAACCATCACCCTGCCGGAAAAAGAAGGAGAGGATGGCACCCTCACCGCCAACACCGCCTGGTACCGCGAAGATGCAGACGCACAACGGGCTACTATGGCGTCGGCCAGCCTGAAGGATAAAGAATCTACCTTTCTCACCTTCTACCGGAAGCTCTATGGGGAAATGGCGCTGAAAGATTCTCTCGTCCTTCGCGATAACCCCGACAGCAACATTCTCCGCATCCATGAGAGCTATGTGGTCCGTCATCTCTGGAAAAAAGACAGCGCTACCAATAAACTACAGTTCTCTGTTATCGCACAGTCGCCGGCCGATATACTGCCTTATGTCACCGATGTGAACAGGAAAGTGCCGCTCGCTATCCGGTATCCCTACAATCAGGACTATCAGATCATTATTAATACACCAGTAGAATGGTCGCTGGAAGAAACGCCGCTGCATGTCAAAAACGATTATTATCAGTTTGACTTCACCGCCACTCACAGCGGCAGACAGATTGTCCTGTCCTATTCCCTGAAAACCTTCCGAGACCACGTGCCCGCGGCGTATATGCGACAGTACGCCGGGGAGATAAAAGAAATACAAAAAACCACTTCGCTGGACCTGACATTAAAGCCTGCGCTGATGCAGCCTGCCAACGGGCCTGCTGTCAGGGGCAACTGGCTGGCGATAGTGCTGGCCCTCTGTGCAGCAGCGGTATTTGCCCACCTCGCCACCCGGTATTACCGGCATTCTGTATTGCCGGTGCAGCATCCACTGGAGCCGATGCCCATTGGCGGCTGGCTTTCGCTACTGGCAATCGGACTGGTATTCTCTCCGATGTATGAATTAATGTTCCTGTGTAAGGCTGATGTGTTTAACTATGAAATATGGGCGACAGTATCTGCACGGCGCGACCTGGGGAATATCTCGGTGGTACAGCTTTATCTGATAGGAGAAGTGATTATCAGGGTTTTTCTCTTGTGTTACTCGGTTTTACTGGCGGTCCTGTTCTTCAACAGGAGGGATACTTTTCCTTTTGCGCTGGCTACCTATTATTTTGCCAGTACCCTGTATTTGTTTGTTTTTAATCGTCTTAACGCTCACTATTTCGGAGAAAGCACGCCGGGCGGCCTCTGGGACCAGAACTCCATCATCTGGCCACTATTACGTATGGCCCTCTGGGTACCTTACCTGTTGATCTCCCCGCGTGCAAAAGCCACTTTTATTATGCCACATCCTGCACTGCTGCGGGATTGA